The genomic region GTACCCGGCGGCGACCGCCATGGCGAGGGCGGCTTCGCCGATGGCCTTGCGCTGGTCGTCGCTCAGCCCGACAGCCGGCGTCTCCTCGATCAGCTTCTGGTGACGACGCTGGATCGAGCAGTCCCGCTCGCCGAGGAAGGACGAGTTGCCGTGCTTGTCGACCATGATCTGGGCCTCTATGTGGCGCGGCCGCTCGAGGTAGCGCTCGACGTACACCTCCGGTGAGGCGAACCAGGCGTCCGCTTCCCGCTTGGCGCTCTCGTATGCTCCGCCGAGCTCGTCCTCGGTGTGCACGACCTTGAGCCCCTTGCCTCCGCCTCCGTGTGCCGCCTTGATGGCGACCGGGAACCCGTGCTCGAAAGCGAAGGCTCGCACCTCATCGAGCGTCGCCAGAGGCTCGAGGGTCCCCGGCACACAGGCCACCCCCGCCTCGGTCGCGGCAACACGCGATGCGATCTTGTCGCCCATCGTGGCGATGGCGCCGGGCGGCGGCCCGACCCACACGAGCCCGGCGTCGATGACGGCTTGGGCGAAATCGGCGTTCTCGGCAAGGAACCCGTAGCCGGGATGGATGGCGGCCGCCTTGGCGTCGCGAGCCACTGAGAGGATCTTCTCGATGCTGAGGTAGGACTGGGCGGCCGGCGCCGGACCGATGTTCCATGCCTCGTCTGCCAGCTCGACGTGGAGGGCGTTGCGGTCCAACTCCGAGTAGACGGCGATCGTCCGCAGCCCGAGCTCGCGGGCGGCCCGGATCACCCGAATGGCGATCTCGCCGCGGTTGGCGATCAGTACCGAGTCCACGACGGCATCCTAAGAGGGACTGCGACCCCGCTCACAGCGGGATGTTGCCGTGCTTCTTCGGCGGCATGACCTCCCGCTTCGTCCGAAGCACGTCGAGGGTCCTAATCAGCCTCGGGCGCGTCTCGCGCGGCTCGATGATCTCGTCGACGAGGCCCCGCTCCGCCGCCAGGTACGGGTTGTTGAACCGCTCCTCGTACTCGGAGATGAGTTGCGAGCGTCTCTCGTCGGGGTCGGGCGCCTCGGCGATCGCCCTGCGGTGGATGACGTTCACGGCCCCTTGGGCGCCCATGACGGCGATCTCGGCCGTCGGCCACGCAAACACGGCGTCCGCCCGCAGGGAACGGGAGTTCATGACGACGTAGGCGCCGCCGTACGCCTTGCGGGTGATCACGGTCACCTTGGGGACGGTCGCTTCGGCGTAGGCGTACAGCAGCTTCGCCCCGTGCCTGATGATGCCGTTGTGCTCCTGCTCGACGCCGGGGAGGAATCCGGGGACGTCGACGAAGCTGATCACCGGGATGTTGAAGGCGTCGCAGAACCGGATGAAGCGCGCCGCCTTCACGGATGCGTTGATGTCGAGAGTGCCCGCCAGCACCGACGGCTGGTTGCCGACGATCCCGACCGTGTATCCGTCGAGCCTGGCGAAACCGACGACGATGTTCCCGGCGAAGTGCTCGTGCACCTGGTAGAACTCGCCGTCGTCGACGACCATCTCGACGAGATCGACCATGTCGTACGGCTGGCTCGGGTTGTCCGGGATGACCGAGGTGAGGTTCTCGTCCATACGGTCCGGGCGGTCCATCGGAGTGAAGTACGGGGGCACCTCCATGTTGTTGCGCGGCAGGAACGACAGCAGATAGCGGACCTCGTCGAGGGCGTCCCGGCCGGTGGGGGACACGAAATGGGTCACTCCCGAGTTCGAAGCGTGGGCCTGGGCGCCGCCGAGCTCCTCGAACGTCACCTCCTCGCCCGTGACCGCTTTGATGACGTCCGGTCCCGTGATGAAGAGGTGCGACGTCTGGTCGACCTGGTACACGAAGTCTGTGATGGCGGGCGAGTACACCGCCCCGCCGGCGCACGGGCCCATGATGATCGAGATCTGCGGGATCACCCCCGACGCACGCACGTTGCGCTCGAAGATTCTCCCGTATCCGTCGAGGGCGACCACTCCCTCTTGGATGCGGGCGCCTCCGGAGTCCTTGAGCCCGATGAGCGGAGACCCGGTCTCGAGGGCCATGTCCATGACCTTGATGATCTTGTCGGCGACGACCTCGCCGAGGCTCCCCCCGAAGGCAGTGAAATCCTCTGCGAACACGAGCACGTTGCGGCCGTCGACCGAGCCCCAGCCCGTTACGACGGCGTCCCCGAGCGGCCTGCGATTCTCGATCCCGAAGCCTGTGGCTTGGTGCCGCACGAAGAGGTCGAGCTCCTGGAAGGACCCCTTGTCGAGCAGAAGCTCGATCCGTTCCCTGGCAGTCAGCTTCCCGAGGTCGTGCTGGCGCTCGACGGCACGCTGGTTGGACGGTGCGAGTGCCTCGTTGCGCAGCTTGCGGAGATGCTCGATCTTCTCGTCGGTGCTCACTGCGCTTCTCCCATGTGACGGCTGCGCCGGGCTGCCGGCGGCGCAGGGCACGATTGGCCGCTGCGCAGCACCCTTCTAACCTTCCGTCCCACCTCTTACGACTCCGGTGGTTCCGAGATGGCTACACCTTACGTCACCGTCCACCTCACGGACGTGACGTCGACGCAGGATGCTGCCCTCGCCGAGGTGAGGAAACGGGACGGCTCGACGCCGGTGCTCGTGACGGCCGACCGCCAGTCGGCCGGGCGCGGCAGGTCCGGCAGGCCGTGGGAGCAGGCGACGGTCGCGGTCTTCGCTTCGCTGGCGTGGCTGCCCGGATGGACGGCTGAAGACGCAGCCGTCCTCCCGCTCGTGGCGGGCCTCGCCGTCAGGAGCTCGGTGGAGCTCATCACGGAACGGACCGTGACGCTGAAGTGGCCGAATGACGTGCTCATCGGAGCGGCCAAGGTGGCAGGGGTGCTCGTCGAGAGACACGACGACGTGATCGTCGCCGGCTGCGGAGTGAACCTGTGGTGGGACAACCCGGTCGCAGGCGGCGGGTCGGTACTCGACGACCGGCCCGCTCCCGGAACGGCGGCGACGGTCGCCGACGAGTGGGCCGCCGGCCTGCTCGATCGCATCGGCAGGGGCCCTTCCGGCTGGGGCCGGGGCGAGTATCTCGAGCATTGCTCGACCGTCGGCATGGACGTGACTTGGGAGCCGTCG from Acidimicrobiia bacterium harbors:
- a CDS encoding acyl-CoA carboxylase subunit beta; the protein is MSTDEKIEHLRKLRNEALAPSNQRAVERQHDLGKLTARERIELLLDKGSFQELDLFVRHQATGFGIENRRPLGDAVVTGWGSVDGRNVLVFAEDFTAFGGSLGEVVADKIIKVMDMALETGSPLIGLKDSGGARIQEGVVALDGYGRIFERNVRASGVIPQISIIMGPCAGGAVYSPAITDFVYQVDQTSHLFITGPDVIKAVTGEEVTFEELGGAQAHASNSGVTHFVSPTGRDALDEVRYLLSFLPRNNMEVPPYFTPMDRPDRMDENLTSVIPDNPSQPYDMVDLVEMVVDDGEFYQVHEHFAGNIVVGFARLDGYTVGIVGNQPSVLAGTLDINASVKAARFIRFCDAFNIPVISFVDVPGFLPGVEQEHNGIIRHGAKLLYAYAEATVPKVTVITRKAYGGAYVVMNSRSLRADAVFAWPTAEIAVMGAQGAVNVIHRRAIAEAPDPDERRSQLISEYEERFNNPYLAAERGLVDEIIEPRETRPRLIRTLDVLRTKREVMPPKKHGNIPL
- a CDS encoding biotin--[acetyl-CoA-carboxylase] ligase gives rise to the protein MATPYVTVHLTDVTSTQDAALAEVRKRDGSTPVLVTADRQSAGRGRSGRPWEQATVAVFASLAWLPGWTAEDAAVLPLVAGLAVRSSVELITERTVTLKWPNDVLIGAAKVAGVLVERHDDVIVAGCGVNLWWDNPVAGGGSVLDDRPAPGTAATVADEWAAGLLDRIGRGPSGWGRGEYLEHCSTVGMDVTWEPSGRGTAVGIDERGGLVVMSDGLRTVLRAGEVGLVRPARFAPDV